From Scleropages formosus chromosome 25, fSclFor1.1, whole genome shotgun sequence, a single genomic window includes:
- the brpf3b gene encoding bromodomain and PHD finger-containing protein 3: MRKPRRRGRQPGSGVAAGGRGAVRAYQRAPSPYSLKMSPTRETLTYAQAQKMVEVDLDGRLHRISIFDPLTVITEDELMAQDLSECNSNKENSEQPLLPSAAKAGRRPSAAKGRRREGKNSSSSSSTHGPPAGSLPLLHANSSHQSGPLPEPTFRLLDSFCPMEAPPLPAAYYRYIEKSAEELEMQAEYDMDEEDMAWLEMVNERRVSEGQASVSPDAFELLIDRLEKESFLESRSQAPAQGPVDDDAFCCVCLDDECLNSNVILFCDICNLAVHQECYGVPYIPEGPWLCRCCLQSPARPVDCVLCPNRGGAFKQTSDGRWAHVVCAIWIPEVCFANTVFLEPIEGVENIPAARWKLTCYLCKQKGRGASIQCHKANCYTAFHVTCAQRAGLFMKIDPVRETNVNGTTFSVKKTAFCEAHSPTMVSDEEEPGGRQVGGRSHRGCKSYTPTPATPQHRRGGKKAPRMLKKKVKKGLEVVSRRAAVPLVTVPQIPAHRLNKICKGILIQRKNQFMQRLHNYWLLKRQSRNGVPLIRRLHSHMQAQRNAEQTEPDEKISAVRAELKYWQKLRHDLERARLLVELIRKREKLKREQVKVHQAAMELQLTPTLVLLRSTLDQLQEKDPAQIFAHPVNLKEVPDYLEFISQPMDFSTIRTKLEAHAYRTLSDLEADFNLMVANCLRYNARDTVFHRAAVRLRELGGAVLRHAHRQARSTGLDPDTGMHLPEPPHTRDYYRCSWEDVDTLLDPENRLHLSPEDQLKELLDKLDMVMSMSPSGARTRRIRLLRREINNVRYRHDQQRQLLLYNGTAKEEQERAEEEDEEEEADRGGDADRSHVPSSSSTPDKEDLKATPPPTLEPTGPALSPPHGEAPQDPPTLRPVTTDPRTHGRAHKRLKSASDASDGALGEEAVCLPNKGGIANGRTSHEPPPALPAVGVGRRTAILFKKAKNGAKALRDRDGPVQNGEGGFSAPAVLQDPPMLTPAGARPQTPPPCSLATLRCRSASSESDGEKSPAPARKEGLMNGFTKHRDSGSDLDRNATSDLQKEIATPPKRSRGKPALSKIPFLDGMNGDSDYTGKGRGILMPFENGMEPEPLDLVWAKCRGYPSYPALIIDPDMPQEGLLHNGVPIPVPPMDVLKLGEQRQEEVGEKLYLVLFFDNKRTWQWLPRDKVVPLGVDDTADKLRMMEGRKTSIRKSVQVAYDRAMIHLSRVRGDHPFVTSNYL, encoded by the exons ATGAGGAAACCGCGGAGGAGGGGACGACAGCCTGGGTCTGGCGTGGCTGCGGGGGGCCGGGGGGCTGTGCGGGCATACCAGCGGGCACCCTCACCGTACAGCCTGAAGATGTCCCCAACTCGTGAGACGCTGACCTATGCTCAGGCCCAGAAAATGGTGGAGGTGGACCTCGATGGGCGGCTCCACCGCATCAGCATCTTCGACCCGCTGACGGTCATCACTGAGGACGAATTGATGGCGCAGGACCTCAGCGAGTGTAACAGCAACAAGGAGAATAGTGAGCAGCCGCTGCTCCCCAGTGCCGCCAAGGCAGGACGCAGGCCTTCTGCTGCTAAGGGCCGCAGGCGCGAGGGCAAAaactcatcctcctcctcctccacgcACGGCCCCCCGGCTGGCTCGCTGCCACTGCTGCATGCCAACTCGTCCCACCAGTCTGGGCCCCTTCCTGAGCCCACCTTCCGTCTGCTGGACTCCTTCTGCCCCATGGAGGCACCGCCCCTGCCTGCTGCTTACTACCGCTACATAGAGAAATCGGCTGAGGAGCTGGAGATGCAGGCCGAGTATGACATGGATGAGGAGGACATGGCCTGGTTGGAAATGGTGAATGAGCGGCGGGTGTCCGAGGGCCAGGCCTCGGTGTCCCCAGACGCCTTTGAGCTGCTCATAGACCGACTGGAAAAGGAGTCGTTTCTGGAGTCCCGGAGCCAGGCTCCGGCACAGGGCCCCGTGGACGACGATGCCTTCTGCTGTGTCTGCCTGGATGATGAGTGTCTCAACAGCAATGTGATCCTCTTCTGTGACATCTGCAACCTGGCCGTGCACCAGGAGTGCTATGGCGTGCCCTACATTCCCGAGGGCCCCTGGCTGTGCCGTTGCTGCCTGCAGTCACCAGCGCGGCCCGTGGACTGTGTGCTGTGCCCAAATCGTGGAGGCGCCTTCAAGCAGACGAGCGACGGGCGCTGGGCACACGTGGTGTGCGCCATCTGGATCCCAGAAGTGTGCTTTGCCAACACGGTATTTCTGGAGCCCATCGAGGGGGTGGAGAACATCCCGGCAGCACGCTGGAAACTCACCTGCTACCTGTGCAAGCAGAAGGGCCGCGGTGCCTCCATTCAGTGCCATAAGGCCAACTGCTACACGGCCTTTCACGTCACTTGTGCCCAGCGTGCCGGCCTCTTCATGAAGATCGACCCGGTGCGGGAGACCAATGTCAATGGCACCACGTTCTCCGTGAAGAAGACGGCCTTCTGTGAGGCACACTCCCCGACAATGGTGTCCGACGAGGAGGAGCCCGGAGGCAGGCAGGTTGGGGGGCGGAGCCACAGGGGCTGCAAGTCGTACACGCCTACCCCTGCCACACCTCAGCACCGTAGAGGTGGCAAAAAGGCACCTAGAATGCTGAAGAAGAAGGTGAAGAAGGGTCTGGAGGTGGTGTCTCGGCGTGCAGCTGTGCCACTTGTCACAGTACCACAGATACCTGCCCACAG GCTGAACAAAATTTGCAAAGGAATCCTTATTCAGCGCAAGAACCAGTTCATGCAGAGGCTTCACAACTACTGGCTCCTGAAGCGGCAATCGCGCAATGGTGTGCCTCTCATTCGGCGACTCCACTCGCACATGCAGGCCCAGAGGAATGCCGAGCAG acGGAGCCGGATGAAAAGATCAGTGCCGTGAGGGCAGAGCTGAAATATTGGCAGAAGCTGCGACATGATCTGGAGCGAGCCCGATTGCTGGTAGAACTTATTCGGAAAAGGGAGAAGCTGAAGAGGGAGCAG GTGAAGGTCCATCAGGCAGCCATGGAGCTACAGCTCACCCCCACCCTGGTGCTCCTTCGCTCCACGCTGGACCAACTGCAGGAGAAGGACCCAGCTCAGATTTTCGCCCATCCCGTCAACCTCAAGGAG GTGCCGGACTACCTAGAGTTTATCTCTCAGCCCATGGACTTCTCCACCATTCGCACGAAGCTGGAGGCTCATGCCTATCGAACTCTCTCTGACCTGGAGGCCGATTTCAACCTGATGGTGGCCAACTGCTTGCGCTACAATGCCCGGGACACGGTGTTTCACCGTGCTGCTGTGCGCCTGCGGGAGCTGGGGGGCGCTGTCCTACGCCATGCCCATAGGCAAGCGCGCAGCACGGGCCTGGACCCTGATACTGGCATGCACCTGCCTGAGCCACCGCACACACGTGACTACTACCGCTGCTCCTGGGAGGACG TGGACACCCTCCTGGATCCTGAGAACCGATTGCACCTCTCCCCAGAGGACCAGCTGAAGGAGCTACTGGACAAGTTGGACATGGTGATGTCCATGAGCCCCAGCGGGGCGCGCACTCGACGCATACGCCTGCTGCGGAGGGAGATCAACAACGTGCGCTACCGGCATGATCAGCAGCGCCAGCTACTACTGTACAATGGCACTGCCAAGGAAGAACAGGAGCGggcagaggaagaggatgaggaggaggaagctgaCCGAGGGGGTGACGCCGACCGCTCACACGTGCCGTCCTCGTCTTCCACTCCAGACAAAG AGGACTTAAAGGCAACGCCTCCCCCCACACTGGAACCCACAGGCCCAGCCCTGTCTCCTCCACACGGAGAGGCCCCCCAGGACCCGCCCACCCTGCGACCGGTGACTACAGACCCAAGGACTCATGGCCGTGCACACAAGCGTCTGAAGTCAGCCAGTGACGCCTCAGATGGGGCTCTGGGGGAGGAAGCAGTGTGTCTGCCTAACAAAGGAGGGATCGCCAACGGCCGCACCTCCCACGAACCTCCCCCAGCCCTGCCTGCTGTCGGCGTGGGCCGCCGCACCGCCATCCTTTTCAAGAAAGCTAAAAATGGAGCCAAAGCACTGAGGGACAGAGACGGGCCAGTGCAGAATGGGGAGGGTGGCTTCAGCGCCCCTGCTGTTTTGCAGGACCCTCCCATGCTCACGCCTGCAGGTGCACGGCCCCAGACGCCACCCCCTTGCTCACTGGCCACACTGAGATGCCGCAGTGCCAGTTCGGAGAGTGATGGGGAGAAGTCGCCTGCCCCAGCCCGGAAGGAAG GTCTGATGAACGGTTTCACCAAGCACAGGGACAGTGGCTCAGACTTGGACCGTAATGCCACCTCTGACCTCCAAAAGGAGAT TGCTACACCCCCCAAACGCAGCCGTGGAAAACCAGCGCTGTCCAAGATCCCGTTCCTTGATGGCATGAACGGGGATTCAGATTACACTGGTAAAG GCAGGGGTATCTTGATGCCCTTTGAGAACGGGATGGAGCCGGAGCCTCTGGACTTGGTGTGGGCCAAATGTCGTGGGTACCCCTCCTACCCTGCACTG ATCATTGACCCCGACATGCCCCAGGAGGGGCTGCTCCACAATGGTGTGCCCATCCCGGTGCCCCCCATGGATGTGCTGAAGCTGGGGGAGCAgcggcaggaggaggtgggcgAGAAGCTCTACCTCGTGCTATTCTTTGACAACAAAAGGACTTG GCAGTGGCTCCCTCGCGACAAGGTGGTCCCGCTGGGTGTGGACGACACAGCGGACAAGCTGCGCATGATGGAGGGCAGGAAGACCAGCATACGCAAGTCTGTCCAAGTGGCGTACGACCGCGCCATGATCCACCTGAGCCGCGTGCGGGGAGACCACCCCTTCGTCACCTCCAACTACTTGTAG